Below is a genomic region from Bacillus mycoides.
TAGAATCTATGTTAGGGGCTGCTATATGTACAATTATTTTTACATTCGGAGAAGTATTAATGTTTTCAATGACAGATGTATTTATTGATGAGATAGCTGTTTCGCATTTGAAAGGGACATATTTTGGAGCTATGGGCTTTTCGGGAATTGGAGTAGTAATTGGTCCTTGGTTTGGCGGGATACTTCTCGATCATTATGGATATCAAAATGGCTTTATTGTATTTTTTATATTAGCTGTTTTTTCAACCACTGCATTTCCAGTCCTATTAGTTACAAAAAGCTTAATGAAAAAAAGATATATTAGAAATTCTAAAATAGAAATACATGCGAAATAACATAAGCCCCAGCAAACTAAAAGGTTGCTGGGGCTTATGTTTGTATTTATATTAATCGTTAATTCGAAAAAAGACTTTCTCTTCATGCGTGTTGGCAACTTCATTTTTGGAAATATGAATGGCTAAATATCCATTCTCTAAGCAGGCTAGCATCTTCTTATAAATAATATTAGCAGGTAAAGGAATTATCCGCTGTAAAGAATTATTTTTATGAAGTATGCAAATGTTTAGGCCTGTCTCCATCTTTTTAATGAGTACATCTTGTTCAGTTACATTTAGTACATCTGTTTCCAAAATGTATTCTTGTTCTGTTTCACAAAGGTCAATATGAATTTGATTTGGAAAACTAAAGTTACTATAAGAATCGGAACAAAATTGATCCATCCATTCTTCGAAACCATCAACATGAAAAAGACAATCCTTCTTTTTCTTGCCCATGAAAGACACCCTCCGTAAAATCTCAATTCATACTATGTTATGCATGAATGAAATAGAGGTGAAGAACAAATAGAAAAATATAAACATTTTATGTGAAAGATACAGTGTGTGTGAATACTTTTGCTTTACATATCATGATGTGCATGATTTTTTTGACGTGAATGATTACGGTTTTTAACTTTATGAGATCCACTTAAAGGCTCGGGCTGTCCAGAAGATTGCCCTTTTTTCTCGTTTTGACGATTAGATTGATTCTTGTTTTTACCCATTGTATTTTACACCTCCTCTCCCTATTTAGAATGAGAGAAGTTTGCGAATTTATACGAGAATGTTTTTTGAGAAATGGGTAAAGATAAGTAGGACTAACTCATATAGGAAGGGGAAAGTGTTATGCCATATCATAAAGATAAGCAACAGGCTTTTCAGGCCGCGCAGCAAGGGGTTGTTCAAGCGGAAAATATATTCAATAATATTGTGAAAAATGACCCGAATTACGGCCATGATTTAAAAGAGTTACGCCAAGAAGTACAAGAGGCGTACGAACAGATTCAAAATGCACTTGAAGTAGCATCAGAAACGCAGCGTCCACAACTTGAGCAATATGAAAGTAATCTCCAAAATATTATGCGAAATGTAGATCAAATAGAAAAGTGAAAAAGGTTGTTGTGAATTCAACAACCTCATTACTTTTAGTGCTACTATGCTGAAACGAAAAATTATTCTATCAATTTTTTCTTTAATTTGTGCAGTACATATATTTCAAGTGGACAAAGTGGAAGCTAAAATGTTGTTAAGAAAAGAGCTAGAGCCAACTGGCTATGTAACATGGGAAGTGCCAAATAATGAAAAAATTATCGCAATTACATTTGATGATGGACCGGACCCAACTTATACACCGCAAGTATTAGAGTTATTACGTCAATATAAAGCGGAAGCGACTTTTTTTATGATTGGCTTTCGAGTTCAGCGTAATCCGTACTTAGTAAAGCAAGTGTTGAAAGAAGGGCATGAAATCGGAAATCATACGATGAATCATTTGTATGCGAGTAATTCATCAGATGAAAAATTAGAACATGATATTTTAAATGGAAAGAAATATTTTGAAAAATGGGTGAAAGAACCTTTATTGTTCCGTCCGCCAGGTGGATATATTAATGATGCTGTATTTACTACGGCAAAAAAAGCTGGGTATCAAATTGTTCTATGGTCATGGCATCAAGACCCTCGTGATTGGGCGAATCCGGGTACAGAATCCATAGTAAATCATGTTGTGAAAAATGCTAAAAGTGGAGATATTGTACTGTTGCACGATGGAGGAAGTGATCGTAGTCAAACAGTGGCGGCATTAGCAAAAATTTTACCTGAACTGAAAAAGCAGGGTTATCGATTTGTAACAGTTTCGGAGTTGTTACGTTATAAACATTAGAGAAAATCCCAAAAGGTATACCTTTTGGGATTTTTCGTTACTGATTCTTTTTTCGTTTCTTATTATTTTGTCGCTCTGCCGGAGTTAAAGGTTCATTTGCGAACTCTTCATTATAGCCAGTTCCTTGCCCTTGGGCGGATGCAGCATTCATTCCTGAAATAATATGATTGGCTTTTCTTTTACCCATTTTTCTCACCTCTATAATGTTTTTTATAGACGAACCATGAGTCGTTCATAGCATATATGAACGTAAAGTAAAACACTGAAAGAGTGCTTTACTTTATAGTAATAGTATTAATAAAGAGCATGGACACTATTCAAATTTAGAAAGATAAAGAAAACTTATGATAATCCATAAGTTTCTTATTATTTACTTATTTAGAAAGTTGTAATAAGATATTATCGTAAGGTATTGAAAAGTTTGTCTACATTTTATATTCAGACAAATTAGTCACGTTTAACAGGGGGGAAACATAATGGTCAAACATAATCCATTTCAATCACGTGCAACTTTTGAACTAGATGGAAAGACGTATCATTATTATCAATTGAAAGCGCTTGAAAACGCAGGGGTTGGCAACGTATCTCAATTACCATATTCCGTGAAAGTTTTACTTGAATCTGTACTTCGTCAAGTAGACGGACGCGTAATTACAGAAGAACATGTTACAAATTTAGCGAAATGGGGAACGAAAGATGTTCAAGATATCGATGTTCCGTTTAAACCATCTCGCGTAATCTTACAAGACTTCACAGGTGTTCCAGCTGTTGTAGATTTGGCTTCGCTTCGTAAAGCAATGGCAGATATGGGCGGAGATCCTGATAAAATTAATCCAGAAATTACTGTAGACCTTGTAATTGACCACTCTGTACAGGTTGATAGAGCGGGTACAGCGGACTCGCTTGCATTCAACATGGACTTAGAGTTTAAACGTAATGAAGAACGTTATAAATTTTTAAGCTGGGCACAGAAATCATTTGATAACTACCGTGCAGTTCCACCAGCAACAGGTATTGTACACCAAGTAAATCTTGAATATTTAGCACCGGTTGTTCATGCGGTGAAAAATGCTGAAGGTGACTTAGTTGCATACCCAGATTCATTAGTTGGAACTGACTCACATACAACAATGATTAATGGTATTGGTGTTCTTGGATGGGGCGTTGGTGGTATTGAAGCAGAAGCAGGAATGCTTGGACAGCCTTCATATTTCCCAGTACCTGAAGTAATCGGTGTGAAATTAACTGGTACACTTCCAAGTGGTACAACAGCAACTGACGTTGCATTAAAAGTAACACAAGTGTTACGTCAAAAAGGTGTAGTTGGTAAATTTGTTGAGTTCTTCGGTAATGGACTAAAGAGCATGCCTTTAGCTGACCGTGCAACAATTTCAAATATGGCACCAGAATACGGTGCAACTTGTGGATTCTTCCCAATCGACGATATTTCATTAGAATACTTACGTTTAACAGGTAGAGATGAAGAGCAAATTCGCGTTGTTGAAGAATATTGTAAAGCAAATGGCTTATTCTATACAGCAGACAGTAAAGATCCAATTTATACTGATCTTGTTGAAATTGATTTAAATACAATCGAATCTAATCTTTCTGGACCGAAACGTCCGCAAGATTTAATCCCACTTTCAAATATGAAAGAGGAGTTCCATAAAGCTGTTGTAGCACCAGTTGGAACACAAGGGCTTGGATTCAATGAGCAAGAGTTTGATAAAGAAGTGAAAGTTACATTGAAAGATCAAGAAGTAACGATGAAAACAGGTGGAATTGCAATCGCTGCAATTACAAGCTGTACAAATACGTCAAATCCGTACGTGTTAATTGGAGCAGGGTTAGTTGCGAAGAAAGCAATTGAAAAAGGACTTAAAGTACCTGGTTACGTAAAAACATCGTTAGCACCAGGATCTAAAGTTGTTACAGAGTACTTAGATAAGTCTGGTTTAACAACGTATTTAGATCAATTAGGTTTCCAAACAGTTGGTTACGGCTGTACGACTTGTATCGGTAACTCTGGTCCATTAGCAGAGGAATTAGAAGAAGCAATCGCAGCAAATGATTTATTAGTAACATCTGTTTTATCTGGTAACCGTAACTTTGAAGGTCGTATTCACCCACTTGTAAAGGCAAACTACTTAGCATCACCACCACTTGTTGTGGCATATGCACTTGCAGGTACTGTTGATATTGACCTGAAAAATGATGAAATCGGTAAAGATGTAAATGGTAATGCTGTTTACTTTAATGATATTTGGCCATCAGCTAAAGAAATTGAAGATGTAGTTCAAAGTGTTGTTACATCTGAATTGTTCAAAAAAGAATATGCACAAGTATTTAACAGCAATGAGCGCTGGAATGAAATCCAAACTTCAAATGAAGCTTTATATACTTGGGATAATGATTCAACATACATTCAAAACCCACCGTTCTTCGAAGGATTATCTAAAGAGCCAGGTGAAGTTGAAACGTTATCAGGTTTACGCATAGTTGGTAAATTTGGTGATTCTGTAACGACAGACCACATTTCACCAGCAGGTTCAATTGGTAAGCACACGCCAGCTGGACGTTATTTACTAGAAAACGGCGTACAACCAGTCGACTTTAACTCTTACGGTTCTCGTCGTGGTAACCATGAAGTTATGATGCGTGGTACATTTGCAAACATCCGTATTAAAAACCAAATCGCACCAGGAACAGAAGGCGGATATACAACATATTGGCCAACTGGTGAAGTAACATCTATCTATGATGCTGCGATGAAATATAAAGAAGATGGCACAGGCCTTCTAGTTGTTGCTGGTAAAGACTACGGTATGGGAAGTTCTCGTGACTGGGCTGCGAAAGGTACAAACTTATTAGGTATTAAAGCAGTAATCGCAGAAAGCTTCGAGCGTATTCACCGCAGTAACTTAGTATTAATGGGCGTATTACCATTACAATTTAAAGATGGCGACAGTGCTGAAACATTAGGTCTTGTTGGTGACGAGTCATTTGAAATTCAAATTGACAAAACGGTTAGACCACGCGATCTTGTAAAAGTAGTTGCAATCGATGCAGAAGGAAAAGAGAAGCAATTTGAAGTAGTAGCTCGTTTCGATAGTGAAGTTGAAATTGACTACTACCGTCACGGTGGTATCTTGCAAATGGTTCTTCGTTCGAAAATCGAAGAGTCTAAAGTGTCAAACTAAATAATTGAAATGAATGATAAGGAAGCTAACATTTGTTAGCTTCCTTACTTTATGTACAGAGGGAAAGGGATGAAACCATTTGGTTTCATCCCTTTCCTTTTATTATGCAAAATTGGGGGAATGACAATGAATGAGTATAGAAGAATAATGTTGCCGCTGTTGCAAGAAAAGCTATTGCTAATTAGTGCGATTTGTAGCGGAATAGTAGCTGCCATTTTAAATTTATCCCGTCCGCTATTTATGGGGCTAATTGTAGATAACATTATTCAGCGGGAGTTAAAAGGTACGTATGTATATATTGCTTTGTTTGCAGGGAGTCGATTTTTGATGTGGGTGAACAATCTGTTATTTGATTATGTAAGCTCAAAAGTAAGTCAGCGAATATTACGAGAGAAGCGTATAGATGTATTACGTCATTTTTTCTTATTACCGTTTGAAGAAAGTGAGAAGGTAAAACAAGGGGAGTTAGAAACATTAGTCGTTTCTAATATTCCGAATTGGGTAAGGTTATATGGATCTATATTAATAGAATACATCCACGCCATTGCACAATTTATTGGTGCGTTCATAGCTCTACAACATATCGATGTACAGTTCATATGGTGGATAACCCCGTTTTTATTTTTAAGTGCAATTGTTCCAATGCTTATGGGGGGAAAAGTAAGAAATATTGCAAGTATTGCTCAAAAAAATCAATCAAGTGTTGTAGAGATGATGTCACAGTTTGTAAAAGGTATACAAGATTTACGTAGCTTACAAAAAGAAAAATGGGCAATTCATTTGTTTAAAGGAGTGACGGCACAATCTTATAAAACAGAAGTAAGGAAGACGATGATACAACATTGTATTGGGATAGTTGGAACGGTAATAGAAACAGGAGCATATATAGTTGTTCTTATTATAGGAGCAAAAAAAATAATAAAAGGGGATATGGAAGCCGGTTCGCTTGTGGCGGTATTAGCTACAATTGAGATGTTATTTTTTCCTGTTCGTTATGCAAGTGATTTATTAATGATGACACAAGTTGCTATTGCTTCGGCAAATCGAGTTTTTTGTTTTTTAAATATAGGAGCTGAATACAGAAATGTAGAGAGAGCGATGGGAATGAGATTAACAAATGTTTCATTTCAAGAGAACGTCGAAGAGAGATGTAGAATTAAAAATATTCATTTGCAAATTAATCCTGGTGAACTCGTCATTATTGTAGGAGAAAGTGGTGCAGGAAAAACAACGCTTTTAAAATTAATAACGGGTGTGTATAAACCATCTAACGGTAGCATTGTTTATTATGGTAATGGGGCTCGTATGACTACAGTGTGGCAAGAACCTCGTTTCTTTCGGACGACAATAAAAGAGAATATGTATTTCGGTGAAGAGTATTTAGAAAACCAGTTAGCAAAAAATATTGAACTTGTAAATGTGAAGCCGATTATTAGGGATTTACCTGAAGGGATTCAAACTGTACTACATAAAAGCGGTGAAGAGTTTTCGGGAGGAGAGAGAAAACGTCTTGCGTTATTGCGAGCGATTGTATCAAATCCGAATCTTATTATTTTAGATGAACCGACTGCGGGATTAGATCCGAGCAATCAAGAAGTGGTTTGGAATATGCTTAAAGGGCTAGGGGGGAATGTAACGAGAATTGTGACGACACATGATGTAGAGAATGCGATGATAGCGGATCGGGTGGTTGTTATGAATAATGGGAGTATTGTGGAATGTGGGGATCCTAGAGAATTATTAAATTGTAAGTCATTGTTTAAAGAGATGCTAATAAAAAGATAAGAGCTACATAGCGCTCTTATCTTTATTCACTCTTATTAAGTTGATACGTATAAGACTCAGTATCGTTAGTACTAAACTCTTTTACTAGAGTAAGTTGATTTGTATCCGGATTATACTTGAAAATCTTGACTATACGTTCGCTACTTAGTGATGGATTATATTCTTGAATAGCAAATGTATTTTCAGCAATCTGTGTCATATTACTGGTGGAAATATTTTCTATGGAATCATGATTTGTAGAAATTTCAACGACTCGTTCACCGTTGAAAAATAAAAGAACGATTACTAAAATAACTAAACATATGCGTATATAGCGAAGTTCTTTACTAATAGGGTGTTCTCCCAAAACGATCATCTTTTCTGTAACTATTGTATAGTAGTGGTGGTAGTCATCGTGAAGAAACTAAGAATACCGAGACCAGCTAAAAGGATAAATGAGATTAAAGCGATATAGAGACAAATACGTCCCACTTGCTTTTTTTCAGGATCTTTACTGAAGAGCGAGATGATCCAAGTGATAATCCCGATTGGTGAAAATATAAAACTAAGAATATATAATAGTATTTTTTCAAATAAATTCATAAAAATCCCCCTTTTTGAAAGCTCTACATGTGCAGTTTTCTTCGTATTAGCGCTGCTGTTATGTAGGAAAGTACAGAATAAACAGCACTATAAACAATCCAAGCGTCTAAGTTTTGTAAAGCTAGGTGTATATTAAATTTAGAGACGATAATGAAAAATATAAGTGGAACAGTAAAAGAAATAATAATTGCAGCCCATTTGAATTTGTATAGTAAGGTGCTAAAAAAAATACAAAGTAATGGTAAAGTGAAAAAAACAAAAGTGAAAGGGTTGATAAGTAATTGTAAAATACATATCACCTCGCAAGTTTTGTATTTATTTCTAATTATATGATAAAAAGGGAAATATTTCATCCGGACTATAAATATTCTAACTATTTCGACTGTGAATATTTCCAAGCTTGTCCGTATAAGCTAAAATAAGGTATATAGTATTTTGGTGATTATGTAATAAGAAGATAAACACGTAAGGGTGATATAATATGTGGCGGAAGCTTACCATTATTGTAGTGTTACTTTGTTTAGCGGGATATGCAGCTTATGAACAGTTTGGTAAAGAGGATCAAGTAATGCAAGAAAAGCCTGCCAAAAGTGAAGCTGCTATGAAAGAGATTTTCGCAAGGAACGGTATTGAAATTGGAAAGAGCGCACCAGATTTTGAATTAGCAAAGATAGATGGAACGAATGTAAAGTTATCCAATTTAAAAGGAAAGAAAGTTATTTTAAACTTTTGGGCAACGTGGTGTGGGCCTTGTCAGCAAGAAATGCCTGATATGGAGGCCTTTTATAAAGAACATAAAGAAAACGTAGAAATTTTAGCTATAAACTATACTCCTTCAGAAAAAGGAGGGGGAGAAGAAAAGGTAAGGAACTTCGCTAAAGAAAAAGGAATTACTTTTCCTATTTTATTGGACAAGAACATTGATGTGACAACAGCGTATAAAGTAATTACCATTCCAACTTCTTATTTTATTGATACAGAAGGTGTCATTCAAGATAAGTTCATTGGACCGATGACGCAAAAAGAGATGGAGAAACGGATTGCTAAATTAAAATAACGGTGAAAAGGTAGAGGTGGAAAGTTACCATTTCTGCCTTTTCTTTTTCACGTAGTGATAGCAGCATGTTATGATAAAAGAAATATAAACGTTTAGAGGTAAAGGAGTGTTTGGAGTGGGGAATATATCCTTACCGTTAGATTATGTTGTAATTGATTTTGAAACAACAGGATTTAACCCTTATAATGATAAAATTATTCAAGTCGCAGCAGTGAAATATCATAATCATGAACTAGTAGATCAATTTGTTTCCTATGTGAATCCAGAGCTTTCAATTCCGGACCGAATAACGAGTTTAACAGGTATTACAAATTATCGTGTTTCAGATGCACCGACGATTGAAGAAGTATTACCTTTATTTTTAGCATTTTTACATACAAATGTTATTGTCGCTCATAATGCATCTTTTGATATGCGTTTTTTAAAAAGTAATGTAAATATGCTTGGACTACCTGAGCCTAAAAATAACGTTATTGATACTGTGTTTTTAGCGAAAAAATATATGAAGCATGCGCCTAATCATAAACTTGAAACGTTAAAACGAATGCTTGGAATTCGATTAAGTTCTCATAATGCATTTGACGACTGTATTACGTGTGCGGCTGTTTATCAAAAATGTGCAGCGGTTGAAGAAGAAGGAAAAAGAAAAGCGAATAAGGAAGTACTTGATGAAACAGCGGTATTTGAAGCAGTAAAAGAAATGCTTGTACGAAATAAACGTGATATTGAGTGGATTCGTTGTATGAATGTTGGGAGTTATTTAGATATAAAAGCCTTTTACCCAATTATAAGGTTAAAGGTCAAAGGGCGAAAGAAATATGTGTTAACAGAAAAAATGGAAGACGATGTAAGAGAAATTTGTACGAGCTTAACACACGAGGCAGCATTGAAAAGTGAGATTGGCAACACGAGAATTATGATTGACAGTGTAGAGGACATTTTGAAGCTAGAGAGCTACATTGTAGCAGAATACGATTCTGTATTACGAGCGCTGGATGAATATAGAGCAAATAAAGTAAATGCGGATGAAGAAATTAAAAAATATTTAAATACGATGGTGTAAAAAATCCCATGTGCAATATATGCGCATGGGATTTTTTATCAAAACATAAAATTTTCTTACAAATCTGATTAAAGAGTTTTTCATTTGCTCATACTATGTAATAAGAAAGCGTAGAAGAAAGGGTGAGCAACATGAGAAGAAGTCGCCGTAGATCGTTTGAAGAACTTGTAAATGAAAATAAACAACAATTATTAAGCGATCGTGATGCAATGGATCGAATTGAAAAACGAATTGAAAAACGTTATGAAATGAAACTTTTTAAGCAGGCTGAATAATTCTTAACACTAGTACGATACTAGTGTTAAGGAGGCGATAGTAATGGGTAATCCGAAAAAGAATTCAAAAGACTTTGCACCAAATCAAATTGGAACACAATCGAAAAAAGCTGGTGGCAACAAAGGAAAGCAAATGCAAGACCAAACTGGCAAACAACCAATTGTTGATAACGGTTAAAAAAAGGAGAATGTCATCATTCTCCTTTTTGTGTGTTTGGATAATATTATAAAAATATTTAAAAAGCTGACTTTCGTCAGCCTTTTTTCGTAATTGTAAAGTTTTCAACGAGTAAACGCCAATTTTGTGGGAATGGTAGACCGATCTTCCAGTAACTAATACCGCCAATGCCTTGTTCTTTCATTAAATTGAATTTACTTTGAATAGACCTCGAATCTTCAAACCAAACCTCGTGTTGTACGCCGTTTTCATCAAAGTAATTAAAATGTGGAGCTTGGGCTGTGAAATCATAGCGGATAGGAACATTGTATTTACGAGCAAGTGCAACAGCTGCGACAGAGCTAACTGCTTTTGCGGGTGGGTTCCCTTGTTTGAAAGGGAGTTTCCAATCAAATCCATATAAATTTTGCCCCATCATAATTTTTTGTGGGGGCATTTGAGATTTTGCATATTGAAGTACTTCTTTTACAGGACCAATAGGGGAAATCGCCATCGGTGGTCCACCTTGCCAACCCCAGTCGTATGTCATAATGACGACGAAATCAACAATTTGTCCTTGTGCTTTATAATCGTGAGCCTCAAAAAATTTCCCTTTTTGATTTGAGCTCGTTTTCGGTACAAGTGTTGTACTTAATGTGTACCCGCTAGGTAATCGTGTTTTCACATTTCGTAAAAAACGATTATACGCTTCGCGATCTTCAGGTGCCACACTCTCGAAATCGAAATGAATGTCTCGCATGCCATATTTTTCAGCTGTTTGCAAAATGTTAGTAATAAACTTGTTTTGAATTGTTGCATCGCGTAAAATAACCGAGGTCAGATCGGCACTGAAATTTCCATTTTCAATATTTGTAATAACGAGCATAGGGATGGTGTTACCTTGCGTTGCAATATTAGCGATTTTCGCTGTTTCCGTCGGTTCTTTTAAAGTGCCGTCTCTTTTTGCTTCAAAGCTGAAGTAGGCTAAATATGTTAAAAATGGATTAATAGCACGTGTAGCATTTACTAAACTTTCTTTTATCGGTATTGTTGAAGGCTGTAAATAAGCAATGGATTCTACTGCTCGTTTTGTTCCTTTCGGTATATATAATTGCTGTCCGACATGGAGAATAGATTTTAATGAAAGGTTATTAACTTTAGCTAAACTGGCGAGAGGGACGTTATACGTTTGAGAAATTCGATAAAGGCTGTCACCTGGCTGTACATAATAATTATTGCCTTTTGTATTAACGATAAGTGCCTGACCAACAACGAGTGTTTCAGCTGGATTTAGTCCATTGTCTTTTACAATTTCTTCAGGTGTAGATCCGTACTTTGATGCTAAACCATAAACACTATCACCGCTACGAACAGTTACAATTTGGATCATGTGCTTGCCCCTTTCGGTAAAAGATTCACTGTTTTTATTTTATTTTTGATTCCTCTGTATTATGATTAAATGTATGCAAGGTAGCAGAAGTGAAAGAAGGCGAATAGAAATGTTTGTAGCAGAACATGAAGTTGAAATCCGCTATGCGGAAACAGACCAGATGGGTGTTGTTTACCATTCAAACTATTTAGTGTGGCTAGAACTTGGGCGCACTAAACTTATACAAGAATTAGGATTTTCATATGTTGAAATGGAGAAAGAGGGAATTATTTCTCCTGTATTAGACTTGCAAATTTCATATCGTAAAGCGATGCGTTACGGAGAAAAAGCTATTGTGAAAACGTGGGTTGATACTGTGAGCCCGCTCCGCGTTGTATATGGATATGAAATTTATAATGGTGATGGCGAACTTTGTATTACTGCAAGCACGACGAATATTTGTGCGAAAAAAGAAGGGTTCCGCCCTGTATCATTTAAAAAATTATATCCTGAGTGGTATGCGAAATATGAGGAAATTAAAAAGAAATAAAGTGAAACTTTAATCAGTGGGGGTCTTACTACCCGCAAATAGCGGGATAAAAAAAGCGTGGCAGAAGCCACGCTTTTTTATTTTTCATAATTAAATTGAGGGAAATCATCACCGTCGTTAAGTGTAACTAATAAATTATGTCCATCGAAGAACCACTCATCATCGCCTTCAATAAAGAAGTTAATACCTTCTTCTTGAGTTTGAACAGCAGGGTGCGCAGGGTCATCTTTACGAATACCTAAAGAAAGTCCTTTTTGCACAGTACTGCAACCGCCGTATTGTACGAAAAGGCGGATTGTTTCACCCGATTGTAAGTTTAATTCGTTTTTATACCATTGTGCTGCTTCTTTTGTTACGGAAAGATTCATGTATAGTTCCTCCAAATTATGTTGCTTTTTCTTTTAGTATAAAAAATAACGCAAAAAGACGCTATTAATATGCTTCACGTTTTCTTTTTGCGTTATGTGGGTTACGATCTTATTTTTGCTTTTTTGAAAAGTTTGCTTTTGGTTCAGTTTTATTTATAATTCGTCCGATATTTGCACGGTGTTTATAAATAACCATACCTGCTAATAAACACATCGCAATAATGAAGATTTTATCCCCGCTAACAATGGATGCAATAACAGCAACGACAGCTGTTATCATAGAAGAAAGTGATACGTATCTTGTTGTAAATAAAAGGCTGAAAAAGACAACAGCTAATATTGCAAAAACAACTGGTGAATAGCATAATAGCACCCCAGCAGAAGTTGCAACTGCTTTCCCCCCGCGGAATTTTGCGAAGATCGGATAGACATGTCCAAGAACAGCGGCTAATCCAAACCATAGTGGGTGAATATCTGACCCGAAAATAATCGGTAGACCTGTTGCTAATGTACCTTTTAAAATGTCAGCAATTGTTACGATAAAACCTGCTTTTTTCCCTAATGTACGGAATGTATTTGTTCCGCCTAGATTACCGCTTCCATGCTCACGAATGTCGATTCCATAACCAATTTTTCCAACGACTAATGCAAATGGAATCGAACCGAGTAGATAGGCAACGATAAATAAAAGATATGTAATAACCATGAGTTCAGTCTCCTTTATACAAATGTGTTGATAAAGGGTAAAAAGAGTTTTTCCCATTTATTGTACCATACATTTGTAAAGAGCACATTTCTTTTTTATAAATGAAAAAGTCATTAATTTTTAAAAAAACTTTCACAGGAATGTTACATTTTTCACAGGAACAGAAGAACTATATGTTGTATGATTTTAATCAAAAGACAACAACATGTTGGTGGAGGGTTATGAATGTTGAAACAAAATTTACGTGGAGAAGAATT
It encodes:
- a CDS encoding 3'-5' exonuclease; protein product: MGNISLPLDYVVIDFETTGFNPYNDKIIQVAAVKYHNHELVDQFVSYVNPELSIPDRITSLTGITNYRVSDAPTIEEVLPLFLAFLHTNVIVAHNASFDMRFLKSNVNMLGLPEPKNNVIDTVFLAKKYMKHAPNHKLETLKRMLGIRLSSHNAFDDCITCAAVYQKCAAVEEEGKRKANKEVLDETAVFEAVKEMLVRNKRDIEWIRCMNVGSYLDIKAFYPIIRLKVKGRKKYVLTEKMEDDVREICTSLTHEAALKSEIGNTRIMIDSVEDILKLESYIVAEYDSVLRALDEYRANKVNADEEIKKYLNTMV
- a CDS encoding acyl-CoA thioesterase: MFVAEHEVEIRYAETDQMGVVYHSNYLVWLELGRTKLIQELGFSYVEMEKEGIISPVLDLQISYRKAMRYGEKAIVKTWVDTVSPLRVVYGYEIYNGDGELCITASTTNICAKKEGFRPVSFKKLYPEWYAKYEEIKKK
- a CDS encoding HesB/YadR/YfhF family protein: MNLSVTKEAAQWYKNELNLQSGETIRLFVQYGGCSTVQKGLSLGIRKDDPAHPAVQTQEEGINFFIEGDDEWFFDGHNLLVTLNDGDDFPQFNYEK
- the plsY gene encoding glycerol-3-phosphate 1-O-acyltransferase PlsY, with the protein product MVITYLLFIVAYLLGSIPFALVVGKIGYGIDIREHGSGNLGGTNTFRTLGKKAGFIVTIADILKGTLATGLPIIFGSDIHPLWFGLAAVLGHVYPIFAKFRGGKAVATSAGVLLCYSPVVFAILAVVFFSLLFTTRYVSLSSMITAVVAVIASIVSGDKIFIIAMCLLAGMVIYKHRANIGRIINKTEPKANFSKKQK
- a CDS encoding TlpA family protein disulfide reductase; this encodes MWRKLTIIVVLLCLAGYAAYEQFGKEDQVMQEKPAKSEAAMKEIFARNGIEIGKSAPDFELAKIDGTNVKLSNLKGKKVILNFWATWCGPCQQEMPDMEAFYKEHKENVEILAINYTPSEKGGGEEKVRNFAKEKGITFPILLDKNIDVTTAYKVITIPTSYFIDTEGVIQDKFIGPMTQKEMEKRIAKLK
- the sspN gene encoding acid-soluble spore protein SspN, whose product is MGNPKKNSKDFAPNQIGTQSKKAGGNKGKQMQDQTGKQPIVDNG
- a CDS encoding glycosyl hydrolase family 18 protein is translated as MIQIVTVRSGDSVYGLASKYGSTPEEIVKDNGLNPAETLVVGQALIVNTKGNNYYVQPGDSLYRISQTYNVPLASLAKVNNLSLKSILHVGQQLYIPKGTKRAVESIAYLQPSTIPIKESLVNATRAINPFLTYLAYFSFEAKRDGTLKEPTETAKIANIATQGNTIPMLVITNIENGNFSADLTSVILRDATIQNKFITNILQTAEKYGMRDIHFDFESVAPEDREAYNRFLRNVKTRLPSGYTLSTTLVPKTSSNQKGKFFEAHDYKAQGQIVDFVVIMTYDWGWQGGPPMAISPIGPVKEVLQYAKSQMPPQKIMMGQNLYGFDWKLPFKQGNPPAKAVSSVAAVALARKYNVPIRYDFTAQAPHFNYFDENGVQHEVWFEDSRSIQSKFNLMKEQGIGGISYWKIGLPFPQNWRLLVENFTITKKG
- a CDS encoding FbpB family small basic protein produces the protein MRRSRRRSFEELVNENKQQLLSDRDAMDRIEKRIEKRYEMKLFKQAE